The Salvelinus namaycush isolate Seneca chromosome 5, SaNama_1.0, whole genome shotgun sequence genome segment aatgatagaatgacataaactctactgtggaaagtctacacatcagaggtatcggattcacctggaattgttgttcaattcaaatgtttgaatattaaattgtttgtgaagagattaaatgtaattttagcttccaaatcagagatttgggttttcataagtttaggctctgctcaaccagtggcccgcccctgtgaagagacatgggttataaacttttcagacacacccttctccctccactatataagccattgacgaAAATTTTACTTCCTGTTCCGAAgatgtgaggacgacggtccgatgtcagaatggttcagataacaactacagaactaagccaacctcagcatgagctttggttgcgaatggtatgaactttgaactcttattcactatagaagtgatacctcctagacgttgagttagcaacagcagctgcaaatgTACATTAGGATAGGACATACAGAGTATCCCATCTACCAcgcaacgacgttactacaatgTACCCAATTGaccagcagagacattcttcaaaggacaaaggactcggttgggcaacacggccttccatctatcaccaacctaccgaagcgcagctcagagtaaatatttattgcattttccttttccaaatgggtggtaatttagaatgcataagatattgtatttacgatagcacagcttcgccctttgttcctcagtcttcccgctctttcactcaaacgcagccccttttcttttgtgtaacaagctgtcatatctgttccgcccgctagggacgttttcctttatgacgtaatttgtaatcaagttatcaTTAATTatgtgtatttctgtgtgattagttaggtatttagtaaataaataattaaacccaattttgtattgctgattcaacttgttagccagggttcgtgaagataaccaagaatttacaactttcagatgagactgaaataaggtgacgattaatattgactgctatttatgtaaaatattattaggtctttaagagtttattcggaagataacagctctataaatattctttcgtggtgccccgactttctagttaattacatttacatgattagctcaatcaggtaatattaattacggagaaattattttatagaatagcatgtcatatcacttaatccggcatagccaaagaaaCGAcactgttctgggattgatttgcactttttgcacccaagtacgttcatctctaggagaaagaacacgtctccttcctgagcggtatgacggctgcgtggtcccatggtgtttatacttgcgtactattgtttgtacagatgaacatggtaccttcaggcatttggaaatttcccccaaggatgaaccagacttggggaggtctacaatttgttttctgaggtcttggctgagttctttagatttttcccatgatgtcaagcaaagatgcactgagtttgaaggtaggctttggaatacatccacaggtacacctccaattgactcaaatgatgtcaattagcctatctgaagcttctaaagtcatgacataattgtctggaattttccaagctgtttaaaggcacagtcaacttcgtgtatgtaaacttctgacccactggaattgtgatacaattaattataagtgaaataatctgtctgtaaacaatttctaggaaaattacttgtgtcatgcacaaagtagatgtcctaaccgacttgccaaactatagtttgttaacaagaaatgtgtggagtggttgaaaaacaagttttaatgaagCCAACctaaatgtaaacttctgacttcaactgtatattttttttacaagtaTCGACTTGACAGTGACTCGATGTAGTCGGGAGGTCCGGTCCGCCCGCAGCCGCCGCTGCTCAATTCCATTGAGATGGTACACGTCGCGGCGTTGAGAAACTCTGCTACTAAATAACTCCAATGTAGATGTATTTACCTCATGAGTCTTTACCCGATGCCCATGTGTCCACAACAGGAGCTGAACAGTGTTAACTACCTGGACCTGTACCGTGTGTCTGATCTGTTCCACCTCCCTGCTCTGGAGGAGGCTGTGGTCAGCTTCCTGGTAGAACACCTGTGTGAGCTGCAGCAGAGCCACCAGGAGGAGGTGCTGCTGCTCCCCTACCGCCTCCTCAGGGAGGTGCTGATGAGCGACCGCCTCACCTCCCTCAACGAAGAGGAGATCTGGCAGGTACACTGAACTGGCTCCTCAGTTCCTCAAATGCATGCACATATAcaggcacatgcacacacgcgcacacacacactcccacacacactgtTTATGCACACGATAAAATGCAGATCTTCCATACAGCCAGACCCACACAGACTTTGATATACTACACACAGTGTGTCATTAAACATCAACTGGTCAAATTTCCTTGCCTGCACCAAAATGCATTCTTTATATTTGTGTATAGGAGTGAATAGGAAAGGaaggtgtatgtctgtgtgtgtgtgtgtgtgtatatatgtatgagGGATGGGTGAAGtgtcgagggggggggggggctatccATTTTGACTGTTCATttgcaccaatcaggcccccctctcccttctcccccctctctgattAGGCCTACCGCGGCTTCATCAGCGCCCCAATCCCCCAGCTGTCACTCCGGCCGCCCGTCTGATTGAAAACAATCAGGCCTCTGATGGCACAATTACCCTGACCCTTTAGCCAGGCGATGCCGCCATAATCAGACCCTGATTAGGCTGCTTTGGGCCTCCTTCACTCTGCCGAGAAGGTTAATTTGGGCATCCGCCCGAAAAAAAAACGCGCGGGCGCCAATACACAGCCGATATAGTTTGCCCGTCAATCATAGTCACGCCGACTTCTCTCCGAGTCTCACGCTCTGGAAATCACATTTTCTTGGGTCTTTGTTTTTCCCCCCCCTTCTTCGCGCGTTTGCCTTTCTctggctgctctctctctttctgtctctctctttgggaaggaggggagagaggggaagttGATTTATTCTCTGCCCCGAGGAAGTTCTCTGATCCAGTGTGACCTTCAGTCAGCCTTCCCGGAGCGCACACACCCCTCCGCCACTTCAGagctgggaggagggagagagcgggaaagagagagagagagaggaggagagggggtgtaGATAGCAAAACCTAGAAGAGGACAAAGCAGAGAgtgaaaggggggagggggggtgtaaATACTGTTGTGTTGGCATCATTTTAGGATTTTTTTAaggaagaaagagaaaaaaggagtGGCATTGACagtagcaggacaatatatacaATGGATGTGTGAatatgtctgtgtctatgtaaatgtgtgtgttggtgtgccgtTTGTACAGAATGTGGTTTGAACGCATATACGAGCCAGTGTAATGTTTGAATAGGATTTCAGTGTGCATCCAGTGTGCCTGCGAGTCAGGAGGAGGCGCCGACAGTGAACCGCTCCAGCTCAGTAATCTTGCTGTGCTGTAATAAGTTCCCTGTCTCTGTACTGATTGTGTTAAAAGCCACTTTGTGTCCCTGATAATGGTATCAGTGATCTTCAGCCATCTCGCCCACATTCACGCGCCACTGCCGCAGCTAAACAGCCTCCGATTGCGGCTCACTGTTCAATTAAAtcccctctctgcttctctcctctcccggtcctCAACAAAAGAATGTACCGGTGGATATTTATGATGCTTGCACACAACACactattgtatgtgtgtgtgtgcgtttgtataagtgtgtttgtgtatacGGTAACACACTCGTCTTGATCTTGCGACACTGCTCTGTAGGCATTTGGAATGCTAATAAGTATGAATCgcttccctctgtcttcctcttccccctctcctctttagcTGGTGGTCTGCTGGTTAGAGCATGACTGTCGGTACCAGTACACAGAGGACCTGATACAGCACGTTCGTTACGGCCTTATGGATGTGGCCGCCCTGCACCACGTGGCACAGTGCCACCCGCTGGTCCAGTCCAGTGCCACCGCCGCCGCCCTAGTGGACGAGGCTCTAGAGTACCACCGTGCCACCTTCGCCCAACCCCTCCGCCAGACCGCCCACACCAAGCCCCGCTTCCAGTCTCTCACCCTCTACATCGCCGGCGGGCGCAAGCGCGAGGTGAGCCGCGTGCGGGAGCTGCGCTACTTCAACCCGGCCGCCCAGGAGAACGCGCGCGCGGTCGGGTGCTCCAACTGGAGCGAGCTGGCGCCAATGCCCGCTGGGCGCAGCCACCACTGCGTGGCCGTCATGGGCCACTTCCTGTTTGTGGCGGGTGGCGAGGTGGAGCATTCCACGGGGAGGACGTGTGCGGTGAGGACAGCCTGTCGGTACGACCCCCGGGGGAACCGCTGGACGGAGATAGCCTCCATGAAGGCGTGCAGGGAACACTTTGTCCTCGGGGCTCTGGGCCAGTACCTGTACGCGGTGGGGGGGAGGAACGAGCTGAGACAGGTGCTGCCCACCGTGGAACGCTACTGTCCGAAGAGGAACAAGTGGACCTTCGTCCAGCCCTTTGACCGCTCGCTGTCCTGCCACGCGGGCAGTGTGGCTGACGACCTGCTCTGGgtctcaggtacacacacacccagatgGAGAATAGAGcataacacactgaacacacacacacacccagatggAGAATAGAGCATAACACATTGAACACACCCAGATGGAGAATAGAGCATAAcacattgaacacacacacactcccagatGGAGAATAGAGcataacacactgaacacacacacacacccagatggAGAATAGAGCATAAcacattgaacacacacacacacccagatggAGAATAGAGCATAAcacattgaacacacacacactcccagatGGAGAATAGAGcataacacactgaacacacacacacacacacacacacacacacacacacacacacacacacacacacacacacacacacacacacacacacacacacacacacagatggagaaTAGAGCAtaacacactgcacacacacacacacacacccagatggAGAATAGAGcataacacactgaacacacacacacacccagatggAGAATAGAGcataacacactgaacacacacacacacccagatggAGAATAGAGcataacacactgaacacacacacacacccagatggAGAATAGAGcataacacactgaacacacacacacacacagatggagaaTAGAGcataacacactgaacacacacacacacccagatggAGAATAGAGcataacacactgaacacacacacacacacacacacacccagatggAGAATAGAGcataacacactgaacacacacacacacagatggagaaTAGAGCataacacactggacacacacacacacccagatggAGAATAGAGcataacacactgaacacacacacacacccagatggAGAATAGAGcataacacactgaacacacacacacactcagatggAGAATAGAGCataacacactggacacacacacacacacacacacacacagatggagaaTAGAGcataacacactgaacacacacacacacccagatggAGAATAGAGcataacacactgaacacacacacacacacacagatggagaaTAGAGCataacacactggacacacacacacacccagatggAGAATAGAGcataacacactgaacacacacacacacacacacacacacacacacacacacacacacacacacacacacacagatggagaaTAGAGcataacacactgaacacacacacacacctgtgtgtaATACTCTTGTCTGTTACAGGTGGAGTCACAAACACAGCTCAGTACCAGAATAGACTGATGGTGTACGACCCAGAACAGGTAACTGAAGAACATGTAGTACAGAGAAATAACAGAAAAGCCATCAAAACAATGAAAACCATGGTTTCAGAACAGTTTCTGTTTATGTGATAGCTTAGTAATACGCTTGTTTACTGCAATAGGAGGATGTGAGAGAGCTCCAGAGAGAAcgagctccagagagagagagcgagctccagagagagagagcgagctccagagagagagagcgagcgccagagatagacagagagagagagcgagtgcgagagaaagacagagagtgagagcaagcgccagacagagagagagcaagcgccagacagagagagcgagcgccagacagagagagagcgagcgccagagaccgagagagagagagcgagcgccagagaccgagagatagagagagagcgagcgccagacagagagagagcgagcgccagagagagagagcgagcgccagagagagagagacagagagagagagcgagagcgcgtgcgagagaaagagacagagagtgagagcgcgcgcgagagagagagacagagagcgtgcACGCGcgattgagagacagagagcgtgcgtgcgcgagagagagagcgcgagcgccagagagagcgagcgccagagagagagagagagagcgagcgccagagagagagagagcgagtgccagagagacagttagagagagagagagtgccagacagagagagagagagcgagcactagagagagagcgccagagagagagagaacgagcgcCAGAGACCGAGAGCGAGTgccagagaccgagagagagagagagcgagcgccagagcgagagagagagagcgccagagagagagagagcgagcgccagacagagagagagcgagcgccagacagagagagagcgagtgccAGAGACAGCGAgtgccagagacagagagagcgagagcgagtgccagagacagagagagagagagcgagcaccagagacagagagagagcgccagagagagcgagcgcaagacagagagagagcgagcgccagacagagagagagcgagcgccagacagagagagagcgagcgccagagaccgagagagagagagcgccagagaccgagagatagagagagagcgagcgccagacagagagagagcgagcgccagagagagagagcgagcgccagagagagagagacagagagagagagcgagagcgcgtgcgagagaaagagacagagagtgagagcgcgcgcgagagagagagacagagagcgtgcACGCGcgattgagagacagagagcgtgcgtgcgtgagagagagagcgcgagcgccagagagagcgagcgccagagagagagagagagagcgagcgccagagaccgagagagagagagagcgagcgccagagcgagagagagagagcgccagagagagagagagcgagcgccagacagagagagagcgagcgccagacagagagagagcgagtgccAGAGACAGCGAgtgccagagacagagagagcgagagcgagtgccagagacagagagagagagagcgagcaccagagacagagagagagcgccagAGAGAGCGAacgcaagacagagagagagcgagcgccagacagagagagagcgagtgccAGAGACAGCGAGtgccagagacagagcgagagcgagtgccagagacagagagagagcgagcgccagagagagagagcgagcgccagagagagagcgagagcgccagagacagagaacgagcgccagagagagagagcgagcgagcgccagagagagagagagagagcgagcgccagagagagagagagcgagcgccagagagagagagagagagcgagcgctagagagagagagcgagcaccagagacagagagcgagcgccagagacagagagagagagacagagagagagctagcgccagagatagacagagagagtgcgcgcgagagagagcgagggagcgcaagagagagcgagcgccagagaaagagagcgagcgccAGAGACAgccagcgagagagcgagcgagcgagcgagagagagcgagagagcgagagagcgagagagagagagagagagagagagagagagagagacagagagagacagagagagacagagagagagagagagagagagagcgcc includes the following:
- the LOC120047104 gene encoding kelch-like protein 32; amino-acid sequence: MPSEPCVSGQELVTDQRLCQSKSHQDSVLSALNQQRKDGLLCDVTLVAGDQKFHAHKAVLAACSDYFRAMFSLCMVESEADEVTLQGVTSVGLKHALDFAYTGQIILEPGVIQDVLSAGSHLQLLELLSLCSHYLVQELNSVNYLDLYRVSDLFHLPALEEAVVSFLVEHLCELQQSHQEEVLLLPYRLLREVLMSDRLTSLNEEEIWQLVVCWLEHDCRYQYTEDLIQHVRYGLMDVAALHHVAQCHPLVQSSATAAALVDEALEYHRATFAQPLRQTAHTKPRFQSLTLYIAGGRKREVSRVRELRYFNPAAQENARAVGCSNWSELAPMPAGRSHHCVAVMGHFLFVAGGEVEHSTGRTCAVRTACRYDPRGNRWTEIASMKACREHFVLGALGQYLYAVGGRNELRQVLPTVERYCPKRNKWTFVQPFDRSLSCHAGSVADDLLWVSGGVTNTAQYQNRLMVYDPEQNQWLARSPMLQRRVYHVMAVVRRQLYVLGGNDLDYNNDRILVRHIDSYDIDMDQWTRCTFSLLTGQNESGVAVHDDRIYVVGGYSIWTNEPLACIQVLDVSTEGKEEVFYGPTLPFASNGIATCFLPAPYFTCPNLQTLQVPHHRIGAD